GTCCGGGGTTGAGGGAGGAGGCTGCGGTGAGGCGGGCGTCGATGAGACTGCGCAGGGAGTTCTCCACCACGGACGCGTAGAGGCCCGCTTTGGAGGAGAAGTAATGGAAGACGAGGGACTGGGAGCTTCCGGAAGCGGCTGCGATGTCCGGAACGGAGGCGTCCGGGTAGGTGGTGGTGGCGAAGTGGTCGCGGGCGGCATCGAGGATGGTGGCGCGGCGTTCGGCAGTGCTCAGTCGTCGACGGGTGGTCACGGTTGACAAGCCTACCCGTTGTTGAGTTAAGGTCAATAGCAGTTACTGACCTCAGCTCAATAGGAGAGATTGTGCTCGACCACGCTATTTTCTGGCACGTCTACCCCCTCGGCGCCACAGGAGCGCCCGTCCGGGACTGGTCCGAGGCCGATGAAGGCCACCGCCTTCCCCGACTCATCGGCTGGCTCGACTACCTCGTCGAACTCGGCTGCAACGGTCTGCTGCTGGCACCCGTCTTCGCGTCCAGCACGCACGGCTACGACACCCTCGACCACTACCGCATCGACCCGCGCCTCGGCGACGACGAAGACTTCGACCAGCTCATGGCGGCGTGCAGGCAGCGCGGCATCAGGGTGCTCCTGGACGGCGTGTTCAACCACGTCGGCGCCCGGCATCCGATGGTCGACGGCGGCGGCCCCGTCATGCGTGGGGATGACGGACGGCCCGTGAGCTGGGAGGGGCACGGCGACCTCGTTGAGCTCGACCACTCCGATCCGCGCACCGAGGATCTGGTCGTCGACGTGATGAACCACTGGCTCGACCGTGGCATCTCCGGGTGGCGCCTCGACGTCGCCTACTCCGTGCCCACCTGGTTCTGGGCGAAGGTGGTGGGGCGGGTGCGGGAGAAGCATCCCGAGGCCGTCTTCCTCGGCGAGATCATCCACGGCGACTATGTCGGCCTGATCCGGGACGGCCACCTGGACACCGTCACCCAGTATGAGCTGTGGAAGGCGATCTGGAGCTCCATCAGGGACGTCAACTTCTGGGAGCTGGCGCACGCCCTGAAACGCCACGACGAGTTCATGGCGGCCGGGCCGATGCAGACCTTCGTGGGCAACCATGACGTCGACCGTATCGGCAGTACCGTAGGCGACGCCGGGTCCGCGCTCGCGACCGTCCTTCTTTTCACCCTCCCCGGAATTCCCAGCGTCTATTACGGCGATGAACAGGCCTTCCGTGGGGTGAAGGGGACCGGGTTCTCCGCCGATGATGCAGTACGCCCGGCCCTGCCGGATGATCCCGCGGAGCTCTCGCCGCTCGGTCAGGAGATGTTCAGGCTTCACCGGGACCTCATCTCCCTGCGACGCCGTCACTCCTGGCTGGGTGGCGGTCACGTCGAAGTTGTGGCCACGGAAAATGAGGCGATCCATTACATCGTCACCGCGGAGGGGCACCGGCTCGACGTGCACCTGACCCTCGAACCCGCCGTCGGTGCGGAACTCGTCTTCGACGACGGAGAAACCTTCTCCCTCCGCCGCTGACGTGGTCCCGCGTGGCCGGGACGTGAGCCGATGGGGGGACGGTGGCTAGGGGGCGTTGAGGGCGGGTTCCTGGGGGCGGCGACTGACCGGCTCGGATGATTCGATGAACTCGATCTCGGCGGGGGAGCGTGGGATCAGGGAAGCTGCACCGGCACCGACGAGGGCTGCACCGGCAAACATCCAGAAGGAGACGGTGGGGCCGAAGCCGGCGCCGATGATCAGGCCGCCGATCATGGGGCCGAGGATGCCGCCCAGGCGGCCGAAGCCGGAGGCCCAGGCCATGCCCGCGGCGCGGGTGGCGGTGCCGAAGAAGTTGGCGGTCAGACCGTAGGTGAGAACCTGCGTGCCCAGGACGCCGATGCCGGCCAGTGCGATGAGCGGGTACATCGGGGTGAGGGAGTCAAGCGTCGGCAGGAGTGCGAGGGAGAGTGCGGCCAGGAAGAAGGTCGAGGTGATGACGGTCTTCGCGCCGATCTTGTCCGCGTAGCGGGCGGCGATCAGCCCGCCGATGACGGCGCCACCGTTGAGCGCGAGGAGGGAGTACAGGGAGTCGTGTGAGGAGGCGCCGTTGGCCTGCATGATCTTCGGGAGCCAGGTGTTCAGTCCGTAGGTGGACAGCAGTCCGATGAAGCTCATGAGGCTGATCAGCAGTGTGCCCCGGAGGTAGGTGCGGGAGAAGATGCCCGCGAAGCCGGTCTTCTGCAGGTCGCGCTGGGTGGTGCTGAGCTTCGGGGCTCCGGAGAGGGTGCCCGCTTCAGCCGGGGTGGCGTCTGCGCTGACGATGAACTGCTCCTCGGGGAGTCCGTGGCGCGCGCAGACCGCGAGGGCGTCGGCCCTGCGGCCGCGGGAGACGAGCCATCGGGGGGACTCCGGCAGGGCGAACCAGGCCAGCGGCAGCAGGAAGAGGATCGGGCTGGCACCGATGAGGAACAGTCCGCGCCAGCCGATGGCATCCTCCAGGGCGAGGGAGAAGAGGGAGGCGAGGACCCCGCCGGCGGGGACTCCGGAGTAGACGATGGCGTTGAAGAGATTGCGACGGTTCTTCGGCGCGAACTCGGCGATGATGGCTCCGCCGGTGGCGATGATCATGCCGACGCCCAGGCCGGTGAGGAAGCGCAGGAAGCCGAACATCGTGATGGAGGTGGCCAGTGCGGTCAGTGCCATGCCGACCGAGAACCACGCGATGGCGATGAGCATGACCTTCCGGCGGCCGAGACGGTCACCGAGCGCTCCGGCGGTCAGTGCGCCGATCATGACGCCGATCAGGGCGTAGGAGCCGAGGGTGCCCGCGATGGCGGGGGAGAGCTGGCCGATGTGGGCGGGATCCTCGAGCAGGGATGAGAGGACGGCGCCGTAGATGACGAGGTCGTAACCGTCGAAGATCATGGCGACGCCGACGACCGTGAGAACCAGGTACACGGTCCGGCGGTGGGCGTCGGAAGCCCACGTGGAGTCGGCTGGCGGAGAGGTCTTTGAGGCGGTGGAGGTCACGGTGCTGATCCTTCTGCTCGATCCGAATTGAATGGCCGTTCATATGAAGGGCGTGCGACTCATTGAATAGGGTTCTCAATCATTTGGAACTAGGGAAATCCCTAGGAATGGCCAGGGGTAGCCTGAGGCGGGAGGGGCGTCAACGGTCGGATGTGCTGCGAATATGCCGGACGACCTGCCCGGAGAGGTCCGGCCGGGAAAGGTGTCTTTGCTCACAATCTTGAGGGCCCGGGGATGGTCGGCCACCCCCATGCGGGGCTGGGTGGGGGCGGGACGGGTGTGCTGCCAGCGTGGGCACGGAAAAACCCCGGCCACCTTGCGGGTGGTCGGGGCTTGATCCGTCAGAGAGGGTGGAAACGCCTACCGCGTCGGGAGGGCGGGCTCCTGTGAGGGGCGGGTGACGGGCTCGGAGATCTCGATGATCTCGGCGTCGGCAGGGGAGCGCGGGATGAGGGCGGTGGCCACGCCGCCGACGATGGCTGCGCCGGCGAAGATCCAGAAGGAGATGGTCGGGCCGAAGCCTGCACCGATGATCAGGCCGCCGATCAGGGGGCCGACGATACCGCCGAGGCGACCGAAGCCCGCGACCCAGGACACGCCGGCGGCGCGGGAGGCTGTGCCGAAGTAGTTCGAGGCCAGGCCGTAGGTGAGCACCTGGGTGCCGATGACGCCGATGCCGGCCAGGGCAATGAGCGGATACATCGGGGCGACGGACTCGAACGTCGGCAGGATCGCCAGGGAGATGCCACCCAGGATGAAGGTCGAGGTGATGACCGTCTTTGCACCGAACCGGTCGGCGAAGGAGGCGGCGATCAGGCCGCCGGCGACAGCACCGCCGTTGAGTGCCAGGAGGGAGTACAGCGAGTCATGGGCGGAGGCGCCGTTGGCCTGCATGATCTTCGGGAGCCAGGTGTTCAGTCCGTAGGTGGACAGCAGTCCGATGAAGGACATGATGCCGATCAGCAGGGTGCCGGGAAGGTAGGCGCGGGAGAAGATCCCCGCGAAGCCGGTCTTCTCCAGGTCGCTCCTGCGGGTGGAGGGGATGGTGGCGCTGCCGGGGGTTGCGGCGCGGGGAGCCGGCTCCAGGATGAATTTGTTCTCCGGCAGACCGTGACGGGCGCAGATGGCGAGGGCGTCGGCCTTGCGGCCGCGGGAGACCAGCCAACGCGGGGACTCCGGCAGGGCGAACCAGGCAAGCGGCAGGAGGAAGAGGATCGGGGTGGCGCCGATGAGGAACAGTCCACGCCAGCCGATGGCGTCTTCAAGCGTGAGGGCGAACATCGAGGCCATGACACCGCCCATGGGGACGCCGGAGTAGACGATGGCGTTGAAGAGGTTGCGGCGGTTGGCGGGGGCGAATTCGGCGATGATGGCACCACCGGTGGCGACGATCATGCCGACACCCAGCCCGGTGAGGAAGCGCATGAAGCCGAACATCACGATGGAGGTGGACAGCGCGGTCAGCGCCATGCCGACAGAGAACCAGGCGATGGCGGTGAGCATGACCTTGCGGCGGCCGAGGCGGTCGCCGACGGCGCCGGCGGACAGCGCGCCCACCAGGACGCCGATCATGGCGTAGGAGCCGAGTGTGCCGGCGATGGCGGGGGAGAGCTGGCCGATGTGGCTGGGGTCCTCCATGAGGGTGGAGAGGACGGCGCCGTAGATGACGAGGTCATAACCGTCGAAGAGGATCGAGATGCCGACGACGGCGAGAACGAGATACACCGTGCGGCGGTGTGCCGGCGATGCCCAGGTTTCGGTGGATTTCACTGTGGTTCCTTCTGTGGTCCGATGGAGTCCCTCTGTGACGGAGAGGATGATCGAACTGTAGAAGTGGTGCGGGCCACATCATACCGGGGACGTCCCTAGTAACTTCTCGGGGGTTCATGTCCACAGTTCCGTACGTTCCATGCCGATGGTCGTGCTTTTTAGTGGACTGATGCAGGTTGGCTGCGGTATCGGCACCCTGACGCCGGTCCCGTCCTCACCTTTTGGGCCGGTCAGCAGGCGAAATCATGCCACCCCCGTAGGGGTGAACGAAAGGGCGCTGGGTGAACATTACTGTTCGCCCAGCGCCCTTTCGGGGTGAGGAGCCTTCTACTCCTCGTTGTCCGAAGTTTCTTCGGCGTGCTCCTCGCGGCCCTCGGCCAGTGCCGTGCGGGCGGTGCGCAGCCACTCCGGCTGATTCTCCAGCAGGGCCTTGATCTCGGCGGTGGTCAGTGGCTTGTCCATGTCGTTGCGCTTGAGCGCGGTGATGGTGATGCCGAGCTTCTGTGCGACGACGGGGCGCGGGTGGGGGCCGGTGCGGCGCAGCTCGACGAGCCACTCTGGCGGGGTCTCCAGCAGAGCCTTGAGCTCTACATGGGTGACGGCGTTGTTCTGGAACTCCTCCGGCGTGGCGGGTAGGTAGATGCCCAGCTTCCTTGCCGCGGTCTGCGGCTTCATTGCTGTGCCGGACGGCTGACGTGCGGACTCTTCATTCACGCCCTCAACGGTAGCATTACCCCCATGCTGCGCCTGAGTTTCGCCACCGGCACTGAACCCGGCAAATGGTTCACCCGCTTCCGCGACCGCACCGCCCATGGGCGGCTGCTCACGACAGATTCGGAGGATCCGCTCGCCGAGCTTCTCGACGCCCGCGCGGACCTCGCCCTCGCCCGCCTGCCGGACCCGCGGGTCACCGGGGACTATCACGTGGTGGAGCTCTACCGGGAATCCCCCGGGATCGCCCTGCCCAAGGACAGTGAACTGACGCTGTTGGACCGGGTGTCGTCGGCGGACATCGAGGGGGAGATCGTCAACTGGCGCACGCCCGCCGACGGGCTCATTGACATCCCGGCCGTACGTGAGGGGCTGCAGGTGGTGGCCGCGAACGTGGGCGTGGTCATCGCGCCCCGGCCGCTGATCAGGGTGCTGTCACGGAAGCAGATCGAGCACCGGGACTTCGTCGGCGATGTCCCGGCCACCCACATCGCGTTGGTGTGGCGGAAGACGGATGACTCGGGGGGGATCCAGGACTTTGTGGGCATCGCCAAGGGGCGCACCCCGAACTCCTCGCGACAGGTGGCGCCGAAGCGGTCTGCCCGGGAGAAGGCGCTGGCGAAGCAGGAGCGACGGGCGGGAGCCGCCGGCGTCGAGAAGCGGGCCAGAAAGACACGGAGAAGATAAAATAAAGATAAACATCCCTTTCTGTGTTGTCGGACACATATAGGCTGGATTCACTACCCCGTCCCAGAAAGGAATGTCACCATGAAATCCACCATCCTGACCCGTCGTATTCTCGCCGGTGCCGCCGCCGCCACCCTCGCCTTCGGCGTGGTCGCCTGTGCCGATGACGGCGACACCGCCGGAGAGTCCACCGTCACCACCACTGACGCCGCCGGGGAAGAGACCGAGGTTGAGCGGGACGAGGTCGAGGCATCCACCCCCTCTGTCGCCGAGGACGCCGAGGAGGCCGAGGACGGCGAGGGTGCGGAGCCCACCGGTGACGAGGTCGAGTACGAGACAACCGAAGGCAACGTGGTCATCCCGGCCGCAGCCGCAGCAGCCTTCGACGAGTACGCCGCCGACTGGGGCGCGCCGGAGACCGTCGAAACCAACAACATCGGCCACGCTCTCGCGATTTTCCAGGGCGGTAACCTGGTTTCCTTCTCGGAGGCGGGCGGCGCCATTCCGATCGGAGGAGAGATCGGCAACACCTGGCTCGAGGACGGCGGCCTGGAGAACACCATCGGACTGCCGACCGGCCCGGAGCAGGCTGCCCCGGAGGGCAACGGCTGGATCCAGGAGTTCGAGAACGGCACCATCTCCTGGCTCGCGGACGAGGACGGCGAATTCTCCGCTGACGTCCAGGAGAACTAGCCTCCAGCAGTGCACGGCAGGTCGGCCGGCGGTTGCTCCCCGCACCGGGGGAGCAACCGCCGGCTCTCTGAAGGAAACGAAGTTCATTGGTTATCCGAAGTTCATGTTCCAACAATGTGATTTACACCTCCCGTTACACCTCACGGAGATAGCCTGTGGGCAACCGGATGAAGCATCCGGCCCGCGTCCGTCTCAGAGCCGGTACCGGCTCGACGGCCGTGTCCCGTGAGGATTCTGGCCCGTGGCGGTGACGGGTACCCGGCCCGCCACACCTGGGGAGCCTGCGCCATGTTTGACTCGACCACCGACTACCTCACTGACCGCGACCTGGACGACCGCTCGGCCGTCGCCACCCGTACCTACGTCATCGACACCTCCGTACTGCTCAGTGACCCGTGGGCGCTGCGCAAGTTCTCGGAGCACGAGGTGGTACTGCCGGTAGTGGTGATCACGGAGTTGGAGGGCAAGCGGCACCACCCGGAGCTCGGCTGGTTCGCGCGTCAGGCGCTGAGGATGCTGGAGGACCTGCGTGCCACCTACGAACGTCTCGATCAACCCGTCCCGGTGAACGTGGAGGGCGGCACCCTGCGGGTCGAACTCAACCACCAGGACCAGTCCCAGCTTCCGGCCGCCTTCCGCGGTACGGAGGGTGATCACCGCATCCTCGCCTGCGCGCTCAACCTGCAGCGGGAGGGACGGGACACCACGCTGGTGACCAAGGACGTGCCGTTGCGTGTCAAGGCCGGCTCGGTGGGCCTGCAGGCCGATGAGTACCATGCGCAGGACGTCGTGCTCACCGGCTACACCGGTATCGCCGACGTGCACACCAACGCAGAGACCATCGACGCCCTGTACCGGGATGGTGTGGTGGAGCTCGCCGACGCCGCCGTGACAGACAACGGCGAGTACGTCGCCGAGCTGCCGGTCCACTGTGGCGTCCGGTTGACCACCTCCACTCAGTCCGCACTGGGGCGTGTCACCCGCGATGGCGGTGTGCGCCTGGTACGCGGTGATCAGCAGTCCTTCGGCCTCCAGGGCCGTTCGGCGGAGCAGCGCATCGCGCTGGACCTGCTGCTCGACAACAACGTGGGCATCGTCTCCATCGGTGGTCGCGCCGGTACCGGCAAGTCGGCGCTGGCCCTGTGTGCCGGGTTGGAGGCGGTGCTGGAGCGTGGTGAGCACCGCCGCATCGTCGTCTTCCGTCCCCTCTACGCCGTCGGTGGCCAGAACCTCGGCTACCTGCCGGGTTCGGAGACCGAGAAGATGAACCCCTGGGCGCAGGCGGTGTTCGACACCCTGGACGGGCTGGTCTCCGACAATGTCATGGAGGAGATCCAGGCGCGTGAACTCATCGAGGTTCTCCCGCTGACCCACATCCGTGGCCGCTCCCTCCACGACTCCTTCGTCATCGTCGATGAGGCCCAGTCGCTGGAGCGCAACGTGCTGCTCACCGTCCTGTCGCGGCTCGGCCGGGGATCCCGGGTGGTGCTCACGCACGACGTCGCCCAGCGGGACAATCTCCGGGTGGGCCGCCACGACGGCGTCCAGGCGGTGATCGAGAAGCTCAAGGACCACGAGCTGTTCGCCCACATCACCCTGCAGCGTTCCGAGCGCTCGGCCATCGCCGAACTGGTCACTGACCTGCTGGAGGACGGCTCTTAGGGGCTCCGCCGGGAGATGCCCGCAGACGCCCAGCGTTTGCGGGCCCCGCGCGGGGTGGGCAACAATGTCGGCATGGCAGATGCGACTTTCACGCTCCGACCCATCCGTCCTGAGGATTACCCCCAGGTCCGGGCAATCTACGAGAGCGGCCTGGAATCCGGCCACGCCACCTACGAGACACAGGCACCGACCTGGCAGCAGTTCTTCCGGGCGAAGATCATGGAGTCCGTGTTCGTTGCAGCGGACAACGAAGACCCCGGGAAGCTGCTGGGCTGGGTCGCCGCCGCGCCCATCTCCAGCCGTTCCGTCTTCCACGGCGTGGTGGAGAACTCCATCTACATCCACCCCG
This sequence is a window from Corynebacterium comes. Protein-coding genes within it:
- a CDS encoding alpha-amylase family protein yields the protein MLDHAIFWHVYPLGATGAPVRDWSEADEGHRLPRLIGWLDYLVELGCNGLLLAPVFASSTHGYDTLDHYRIDPRLGDDEDFDQLMAACRQRGIRVLLDGVFNHVGARHPMVDGGGPVMRGDDGRPVSWEGHGDLVELDHSDPRTEDLVVDVMNHWLDRGISGWRLDVAYSVPTWFWAKVVGRVREKHPEAVFLGEIIHGDYVGLIRDGHLDTVTQYELWKAIWSSIRDVNFWELAHALKRHDEFMAAGPMQTFVGNHDVDRIGSTVGDAGSALATVLLFTLPGIPSVYYGDEQAFRGVKGTGFSADDAVRPALPDDPAELSPLGQEMFRLHRDLISLRRRHSWLGGGHVEVVATENEAIHYIVTAEGHRLDVHLTLEPAVGAELVFDDGETFSLRR
- a CDS encoding MFS transporter, whose product is MIFDGYDLVIYGAVLSSLLEDPAHIGQLSPAIAGTLGSYALIGVMIGALTAGALGDRLGRRKVMLIAIAWFSVGMALTALATSITMFGFLRFLTGLGVGMIIATGGAIIAEFAPKNRRNLFNAIVYSGVPAGGVLASLFSLALEDAIGWRGLFLIGASPILFLLPLAWFALPESPRWLVSRGRRADALAVCARHGLPEEQFIVSADATPAEAGTLSGAPKLSTTQRDLQKTGFAGIFSRTYLRGTLLISLMSFIGLLSTYGLNTWLPKIMQANGASSHDSLYSLLALNGGAVIGGLIAARYADKIGAKTVITSTFFLAALSLALLPTLDSLTPMYPLIALAGIGVLGTQVLTYGLTANFFGTATRAAGMAWASGFGRLGGILGPMIGGLIIGAGFGPTVSFWMFAGAALVGAGAASLIPRSPAEIEFIESSEPVSRRPQEPALNAP
- a CDS encoding MFS transporter, giving the protein MKSTETWASPAHRRTVYLVLAVVGISILFDGYDLVIYGAVLSTLMEDPSHIGQLSPAIAGTLGSYAMIGVLVGALSAGAVGDRLGRRKVMLTAIAWFSVGMALTALSTSIVMFGFMRFLTGLGVGMIVATGGAIIAEFAPANRRNLFNAIVYSGVPMGGVMASMFALTLEDAIGWRGLFLIGATPILFLLPLAWFALPESPRWLVSRGRKADALAICARHGLPENKFILEPAPRAATPGSATIPSTRRSDLEKTGFAGIFSRAYLPGTLLIGIMSFIGLLSTYGLNTWLPKIMQANGASAHDSLYSLLALNGGAVAGGLIAASFADRFGAKTVITSTFILGGISLAILPTFESVAPMYPLIALAGIGVIGTQVLTYGLASNYFGTASRAAGVSWVAGFGRLGGIVGPLIGGLIIGAGFGPTISFWIFAGAAIVGGVATALIPRSPADAEIIEISEPVTRPSQEPALPTR
- a CDS encoding DUF5997 family protein, encoding MKPQTAARKLGIYLPATPEEFQNNAVTHVELKALLETPPEWLVELRRTGPHPRPVVAQKLGITITALKRNDMDKPLTTAEIKALLENQPEWLRTARTALAEGREEHAEETSDNEE
- a CDS encoding type 2 periplasmic-binding domain-containing protein, yielding MLRLSFATGTEPGKWFTRFRDRTAHGRLLTTDSEDPLAELLDARADLALARLPDPRVTGDYHVVELYRESPGIALPKDSELTLLDRVSSADIEGEIVNWRTPADGLIDIPAVREGLQVVAANVGVVIAPRPLIRVLSRKQIEHRDFVGDVPATHIALVWRKTDDSGGIQDFVGIAKGRTPNSSRQVAPKRSAREKALAKQERRAGAAGVEKRARKTRRR
- a CDS encoding LGFP repeat-containing protein; translation: MKSTILTRRILAGAAAATLAFGVVACADDGDTAGESTVTTTDAAGEETEVERDEVEASTPSVAEDAEEAEDGEGAEPTGDEVEYETTEGNVVIPAAAAAAFDEYAADWGAPETVETNNIGHALAIFQGGNLVSFSEAGGAIPIGGEIGNTWLEDGGLENTIGLPTGPEQAAPEGNGWIQEFENGTISWLADEDGEFSADVQEN
- a CDS encoding PhoH family protein, coding for MFDSTTDYLTDRDLDDRSAVATRTYVIDTSVLLSDPWALRKFSEHEVVLPVVVITELEGKRHHPELGWFARQALRMLEDLRATYERLDQPVPVNVEGGTLRVELNHQDQSQLPAAFRGTEGDHRILACALNLQREGRDTTLVTKDVPLRVKAGSVGLQADEYHAQDVVLTGYTGIADVHTNAETIDALYRDGVVELADAAVTDNGEYVAELPVHCGVRLTTSTQSALGRVTRDGGVRLVRGDQQSFGLQGRSAEQRIALDLLLDNNVGIVSIGGRAGTGKSALALCAGLEAVLERGEHRRIVVFRPLYAVGGQNLGYLPGSETEKMNPWAQAVFDTLDGLVSDNVMEEIQARELIEVLPLTHIRGRSLHDSFVIVDEAQSLERNVLLTVLSRLGRGSRVVLTHDVAQRDNLRVGRHDGVQAVIEKLKDHELFAHITLQRSERSAIAELVTDLLEDGS
- a CDS encoding GNAT family N-acetyltransferase gives rise to the protein MADATFTLRPIRPEDYPQVRAIYESGLESGHATYETQAPTWQQFFRAKIMESVFVAADNEDPGKLLGWVAAAPISSRSVFHGVVENSIYIHPDARGRGVAGALLDKLIDVCGGLHKWGIHAWVFPENEGSAALHRSRGFEKVGTFRHLAKMSYGDMAGQWRDTDVYEKLLPKPGE